One window of Mixophyes fleayi isolate aMixFle1 chromosome 3, aMixFle1.hap1, whole genome shotgun sequence genomic DNA carries:
- the LOC142142560 gene encoding olfactory receptor 13C9-like, with protein sequence MYTLIIVGNSFLICTIIISPQLHTPMYYFLCNLSFLDLFYSSVFLPKALLDVFSKRRRISVTGCLAQMITCLFLGVTECLLLAVMAYDRYIAIRFPLHYTTYMNWKTCKIITVIMWSGSLILSTIPTFKPLVFCRKNILDHFSCEILGVLELACGDLTFYKRTLNIGSLFTLLAPLIFIVVSYICIILSILKIHSVDGRSKAFSTCASHLTVVFMFYGTTMTTYTGQTKRFLSSMKYISLFYGVMTPVLNPFIYSLRNNEVKEAFQKILTKYSGS encoded by the coding sequence ATGTATACACTGATCATTGTGGGGAACAGTTTTCTGATATGTACTATTATAATCAGTCCTCAGCTGCACACACCTATGTACTATTTTCTCTGCAATTTATCCTTCCTCGATTTGTTCTACTCGTCAGTCTTTCTCCCAAAAGCGCTACTGGATGTATTTTCTAAGAGAAGGAGAATTTCCGTCACTGGGTGTCTGGCACAGATGATCACTTGTCTGTTTTTAGGAGTTACTGAGTGTCTACTACTGGCAGTAATGGCATATGATCGTTATATTGCAATACGCTTCCCTTTGCATTATACCACATATATGAATTGGAAGACATGTAAAATCATTACAGTCATTATGTGGTCTGGAAGCTTAATTTTATCAACTATTCCCACCTTCAAGCCTCTTGTGTTCTGTAGAAAAAACATATTGGACCATTTTTCTTGTGAAATATTGGGTGTTCTAGAGCTAGCGTGTGGTGACCTCACCTTTTATAAAAGAACTTTAAACATTGGAAGTTTATTTACACTATTAGCACCacttatttttattgtggtgtcttatatttgtattattttatcaaTATTAAAAATCCACTCAGTAGATGGAAGATCTAAAGCATTTTCAACATGTGCTTCCCACCTGACTGTGGTGTTTATGTTTTATGGGACAACTATGACCACATATACGGGACAAACAAAGCGCTTTTTATCCAGCATGAAgtatatttctcttttttatgGTGTTATGACACCTGTGCTAAATCCTTTCATATACAGCTTGAGAAATAATGAGGTCAAAGAAGCATTTCAGAAAATATTAACCAAGTATTCTGGAtcatga